The nucleotide window ATAACAATTGAATTAGGAGAAAAGTTATTACCTATGATTGACATGGATATTGATGGAGATTTACAAAAACGCATTCGTTCAATTCGTAAAAAATTTGCTAAAGAAATTGGTTTTCTTCCTCCTCGTATACATATTTATCATAATAATGGATTATCTAGTAGTAGTTATAAAATTTTTATTAAAGGTTTAGAATTAGGATCAGGGGAAGTTTTTTATAACCGTTTTATGGCTATTGATCCAGGTAATTTAAATTTTGTTTTATCTGATGAGTTTACGAGAGATCCTACGTTTAATTTGCCAGCATATTGGATTGACTTGGATTTAGTAGAAGATGCTAATAAAAAAGGATTTACTGTAGTAAAACCTAGTATTATTATTGCAACTCACTTAAATGATTTAATATTCAAATATATTCATGAATTATTTGGCAGACAAGAAGCGCAGTTTTTATTAGAACATATTTCTAAAAAAATGCCAAAATTGATAGAAGATTTTATTCCTAATGTAATTAGTTTAACAGTATTTCATAAAATAATTTATAATTTATTATCGGAAAATATTTCTATTCGAGATATGAGAACTATTATAGAAACTATATTAGAACAGAATGTTAATATTAATAATCAACATCAAGAATTAACATCTATAGTTCGTATAGCTTTAGGAAAAACTATTACACAAAAATTTTTCCCTAAATCATTAAGTGTAATAAAAGTAATAGGTTTACATATAGAATTAGAACGTATATTATTACAAATTTTGCAATCTAGTAGTGGATGTATTGAACCTAATTTATCAGAAAGGTTATTAAATCAAACAGAAATTGCTATTAATCAGCAAAAATTACTTAACTTATCTATTATTTTATTAGTTAATCATTCATTGCGTTTGTTTTTGTCTAATTTTTTACGTCAAAAATTTCCTGAATTAGTAGTTTTGTCTCATATGGAAATTGTTGATAATCGTGAAATAAAAATTACTACTGTTATTGGTTCTTATCAATCAGACGTATAATTTTTATTAATAATAATACAATATCATTGCGATTGTTATTAATAATTAAATTTAATATAAATATTTTTATAGATAAAATATTCTTACATCAGTTAAACACGTAAACATAATAAAAAACTAGTTTTTAATCTTTTTGATTTTAAAATAAAAATTATTTTTTTTTATGAACGTGTTTTTACTTTATTAATATATTAAATATATAAAAAAATATATAAAATTATAAAAAACGTATTGTTTTAATACCTAATAGATATAATCCTTTTTTAATTGTTTTAGCAGTTAATAAAGATAATTTTAATCTACTTAAAGTGACATTGCTTTCGGATAAAAAAAGAATTGGATAATTTTGATAAAAATTAGAATATAATACTGATAATTCATATAGATATTGACATATTAAATGGGGGTATCCGCTTTTTTTTACTTGTTCTATTGTTTCTTCAAATTGTAAAATTTTTAATCCTAATTTTTTTTCTAGTTTTTGTTTTAAATTAATCCCATTTGGTAATTTGAACATAGATATATTACCTTTTCTAAAAATAGATAATATTCTAGTATAAGTATATTGAATATATAGAGCAGTATTACCTTCCAGTAATAAAATTTGATTCCAATTAAAAATATAGTTACTTGTTCTATTTTTTGATAAATCTGCATATTTAATGGCTCCAATACCTATTTTTGCAGATTTATTTTGAATTTCTTCTTCAGATAATAAAGGATTTTTGTTTTTTATAATAATTTTAGTTCTTTCAATAGATTCTTTGATTAAATCTGTTAATTTTATAGTATTACCACTTCTAGTTTGAAATGGTTTGTTATTGTTAGATAATATCATTCCAAAATAATGATGTATAATTTGAATATTATCATTAATGTAACCTGCTTTTTTTGCTATTTCACATATATTTCTTAAATATGGCACTTGTCTAGAGTCAGTATAATAAAAAATTTTATGTGCATTTAAAATATTAGAACGATATTTTAAACAAGCAAGATCGATACTAGCATATAAAGAAGCACCGTCTTTTTTTTGAATGACTACACCCATAGTATGATTTTTTTTATTTTTCATATTATCAATTAATACGACAATAGAATTATTTTTTTCTACTGCTAATTTTTTTTTTTTTAAATCTTGTATGATATCAGGTATCATATTATGATATGCACTCTCTCCTTTTATATCTTTATTTCTTAAAGTGGTATTTAATATTTTATATATTTTTTCATTTTCTATTATTGTTACATTGACTATTCTTTTCCATAGTAAATATATTTTTTTGTCTTTTTTTTGTAATTTAACTACATATTTTCTAGATAATTCTGCAAAATATTCATTATCTAAATACATTTTTTTTGATAATTTATAATATTTTTCTAATGCTTTTAAATTAATTTTTTTTAATGTATTGATTTTTTTTTCATTCTGTAAATACGCTAACAGTATTCCAAATTGAGTCCCCCAATCACCGATATGATTTGCTCTAATAACTTTATGACCATAAAACTCCATAATTTTTACCATAGTATCTCCAATTATTGTTGAACGTAAATGTCCAACATGCATTTCTTTGGCTATATTTGGAGAAGAATAATCTATAACAATTTTTTTTGGGTTTTTAGAATGATAAATGCCTAAACGAGAACATTGTATAATTTCTTCTAATTTTTTTTCAATCCAAGTGGTTTTTAAATAAATATTTATAAAACCTGGCTCAGATATTTCAATATGATCACAAATATTATATAAACAAATATTCGCAATAACTTTTTTAGCTAAGATCATTGGTGAAATTGTTAAATTTTTAGCGATTTTCATAATTCCATTGATTTGATAATCTCCTTTTTGTTTTTTTAATGATTGAATTATCACCGGATCATAGTGTTGTGGAATACCACTATTAATTAATGCTAATTTAACATGTTTAGATAAAATTTTTTGTATATTCATTGTTTTCCTAATATATATTGATATTTTAATTTAAATATGTATTAATCATAAAAAATATTTTATAAAAAATATTAAAAATGATTCATTGTTTAATGATATACGTATATTATAAATTTTAAAAATTAAAATATATATAATTTTGTATTTTTAACAAAATAAAAAGATAAAAAGATTGACTTTTATAATAAATAATGTATTATGAATAAAGTTTCATTATCTGTTGCTCTTTAAAAATATCAGAAAATCTATGTGGGCACTTAAAAAATTAATTGATTAGTTATTTTAAATTTATTTAAATCTCATTTTATTGGGATTAAAACAATTTTTTCAATTGAAGAGTTTGATCATGGCTCAGATTGAACGCTGGCGGCAAGCCTAACACATGCAAGTCGAGCGGCATCGAGAAAAAAGTTTACTTTTTTTGGCGGCGAGCGGCAAACGGGTGAGTAATATCTGGGGATCTGCCCTAAAGTGGGGGACAACTACTAGAAATGGTGGCTAATACCGCATAATGTTGAAAAACCAAAGTAGGGGACTTTTATTTATTTTTTTAAGCCTTACGCTTTTGGATGAACCCAGACGAGATTAGCTTGATGGTGAGGTAATGGCTCACCAAGGCAACGATCTCTAGCTGGTCTGAGAGGATAGCCAGCCACACTGGAACTGAGACACGGTCCAGACTCCTACGGGAGGCAGCAGTGGGGAATATTGCACAATGGGCGAAAGCCTGATGCAGCTATGCCGCGTGTATGAAGAAGGCCTTAGGGTTGTAAAGTACTTTCAGCGGGGAGGAAAAAATAAAAGCTAATAACTTTTGTTCTTGACGTTACCCGAATAAGAAGCACCGGCTAACTCCGTGCCAGCAGCCGCGGTAATACGGAGGGTGCGAGCGTTAATCAGAATTACTGGGCGTAAAGAGCACGTAGGCGGATTGTTAAGTCAGATGTGAAATCCCTAGGCTTAACCTAGGAACTGCATTTGAAACTGGCAAACTA belongs to Buchnera aphidicola (Eriosoma grossulariae) and includes:
- the argS gene encoding arginine--tRNA ligase, giving the protein MNIQKILSKHVKLALINSGIPQHYDPVIIQSLKKQKGDYQINGIMKIAKNLTISPMILAKKVIANICLYNICDHIEISEPGFINIYLKTTWIEKKLEEIIQCSRLGIYHSKNPKKIVIDYSSPNIAKEMHVGHLRSTIIGDTMVKIMEFYGHKVIRANHIGDWGTQFGILLAYLQNEKKINTLKKINLKALEKYYKLSKKMYLDNEYFAELSRKYVVKLQKKDKKIYLLWKRIVNVTIIENEKIYKILNTTLRNKDIKGESAYHNMIPDIIQDLKKKKLAVEKNNSIVVLIDNMKNKKNHTMGVVIQKKDGASLYASIDLACLKYRSNILNAHKIFYYTDSRQVPYLRNICEIAKKAGYINDNIQIIHHYFGMILSNNNKPFQTRSGNTIKLTDLIKESIERTKIIIKNKNPLLSEEEIQNKSAKIGIGAIKYADLSKNRTSNYIFNWNQILLLEGNTALYIQYTYTRILSIFRKGNISMFKLPNGINLKQKLEKKLGLKILQFEETIEQVKKSGYPHLICQYLYELSVLYSNFYQNYPILFLSESNVTLSRLKLSLLTAKTIKKGLYLLGIKTIRFL